In a single window of the Arachis hypogaea cultivar Tifrunner chromosome 6, arahy.Tifrunner.gnm2.J5K5, whole genome shotgun sequence genome:
- the LOC112805524 gene encoding glucomannan 4-beta-mannosyltransferase 1-like isoform X2 encodes MDPAVRASLKGWEFLFVKNELPNTFNAYRYQQHSGHLVQLLFKKMSKEILLCKEDHRTLVTFFFYCIVILSCVLIPEVSLKKQIDIYIQATITILNALSTPRSIHLLVSWILFENVMSHHRTKATITGLLKVNRVNEWVSLKMP; translated from the exons ATGGATCCAGCAGTTAGGGCAAGCCTTAAGGGCTGGGAATTCCTCTTT GTAAAAAATGAACTACCAAATACATTTAATGCATACCGATATCAGCAGCACAGTGGTCATCTGGTCCAGCTTCTCTTTAAGAAAATGAGCAAGGAAATCCTTCTTTGCAAG GAAGATCATCGCACACTGGTCACATTCTTCTTTTACTGCATAGTTATACTATCCTGTGTGTTAATTCCAGAAGTCAGTCTCAAAAAGCAGATTGACATATATATCCAAGCAACCATTACAATTCTAAATGCACTTTCCACCCCAAG ATCCATACATCTGCTAGTATCCTGGATTCTCTTCGAGAATGTCATGTCACACCATCGAACTAAAGCAACAATTACAGGACTCTTAAAAGTGAACCGTGTCAATGAATGGGTTAGCTTGAAAATGCCCTGA
- the LOC112805524 gene encoding glucomannan 4-beta-mannosyltransferase 1-like isoform X1 produces MPGDGKTELQWKIWIQQLGQALRAGNSSLWVKNELPNTFNAYRYQQHSGHLVQLLFKKMSKEILLCKEDHRTLVTFFFYCIVILSCVLIPEVSLKKQIDIYIQATITILNALSTPRSIHLLVSWILFENVMSHHRTKATITGLLKVNRVNEWVSLKMP; encoded by the exons ATGCCGGGGGATGGAAAGACCGAACTACAGTGGAAAATATGGATCCAGCAGTTAGGGCAAGCCTTAAGGGCTGGGAATTCCTCTTTGTGG GTAAAAAATGAACTACCAAATACATTTAATGCATACCGATATCAGCAGCACAGTGGTCATCTGGTCCAGCTTCTCTTTAAGAAAATGAGCAAGGAAATCCTTCTTTGCAAG GAAGATCATCGCACACTGGTCACATTCTTCTTTTACTGCATAGTTATACTATCCTGTGTGTTAATTCCAGAAGTCAGTCTCAAAAAGCAGATTGACATATATATCCAAGCAACCATTACAATTCTAAATGCACTTTCCACCCCAAG ATCCATACATCTGCTAGTATCCTGGATTCTCTTCGAGAATGTCATGTCACACCATCGAACTAAAGCAACAATTACAGGACTCTTAAAAGTGAACCGTGTCAATGAATGGGTTAGCTTGAAAATGCCCTGA